A part of Magnetospirillum sp. ME-1 genomic DNA contains:
- a CDS encoding DMT family transporter, giving the protein MRAFVLLALLVLVWGGNWPIMKIGLAHIQPLWFCTLRLALGLVSMVLILGPMGKLRLPPRGDWPVMASLGLLNMALFMVLTNLALLVVPAGRSAILAYSTPLWVAPGAALFLGERLTRGRLAGLALGLGGIVVLFNPLTFDWSDRAAVTGNLLLLAAALVWAAVILHIRRHRWQSSPLELVPWQMLVGLVPVAAAAALIEGPPAPDGSFELVWTLLYNGTLATAFAYWAAVTVNRLLPALTVSLSFLSVPAFGLVISSLLLGERLSFTNMAGLALIAGGVGVVALAGARERRPDG; this is encoded by the coding sequence ATGCGCGCATTCGTTCTGCTGGCCCTTCTGGTCCTGGTCTGGGGCGGCAACTGGCCGATCATGAAGATCGGGCTGGCCCACATCCAGCCTTTGTGGTTCTGCACGCTGCGCCTCGCCCTGGGGCTGGTCAGCATGGTGCTGATCCTGGGGCCCATGGGAAAGCTCCGCCTGCCGCCCCGGGGGGATTGGCCGGTGATGGCGTCCTTGGGGCTGCTCAACATGGCCCTGTTCATGGTGCTGACCAATCTGGCGCTGCTGGTGGTGCCGGCCGGGCGCTCCGCCATCCTGGCCTATTCCACGCCCTTGTGGGTGGCCCCGGGGGCGGCGCTGTTCCTGGGTGAAAGGCTGACCCGGGGAAGGCTGGCCGGGCTGGCGCTGGGCCTGGGCGGCATCGTGGTGCTGTTCAATCCGCTCACCTTCGACTGGAGCGACCGGGCGGCGGTGACCGGCAATCTGTTGCTGCTGGCCGCCGCCCTGGTCTGGGCGGCGGTGATCCTGCATATCCGCAGGCATCGCTGGCAGTCCTCGCCGCTGGAACTGGTGCCGTGGCAGATGCTGGTCGGCCTGGTGCCGGTGGCGGCGGCCGCCGCGCTGATCGAAGGCCCTCCGGCCCCCGACGGCAGTTTCGAACTGGTCTGGACCCTGCTGTATAACGGCACCCTGGCCACCGCCTTCGCCTATTGGGCGGCGGTGACCGTCAACCGGCTGCTGCCGGCGCTCACCGTGTCGCTCAGTTTCCTGTCGGTGCCCGCCTTCGGGCTGGTGATCTCGTCGCTGCTGCTGGGCGAGAGGTTGTCGTTCACCAATATGGCCGGACTGGCCCTGATCGCCGGCGGAGTGGGCGTGGTCGCCCTGGCCGGGGCGCGGGAGCGCCGCCCGGACGGCTGA
- a CDS encoding SRPBCC family protein: MDFDGEHRIDAPRAVVWQALNDPRLLAACIPGCEKLDATGPGAYIATVAIRVGALAARFSGTLTLDDVVEPQAYTLKGQGQGGVAGFVSGSARVTLEDDGDATLLRWKAAGEIGGRLASVGGRLLHGFAVKTANQFFSRLNAELGSQPDCSSL, from the coding sequence TTGGATTTCGACGGAGAGCACCGCATCGACGCCCCCCGCGCCGTGGTCTGGCAGGCCCTCAACGATCCCCGCCTTCTGGCCGCCTGCATCCCCGGCTGCGAGAAACTGGACGCCACCGGCCCAGGCGCCTACATCGCCACCGTGGCCATCCGGGTCGGCGCGCTGGCGGCCCGCTTTTCCGGAACCCTCACCCTGGACGACGTGGTCGAGCCCCAGGCCTACACCCTGAAAGGCCAAGGTCAGGGGGGAGTGGCAGGATTTGTCTCGGGCTCCGCCCGCGTCACTTTGGAAGACGATGGCGACGCCACCTTGCTGCGCTGGAAGGCGGCGGGCGAAATCGGCGGCCGCCTGGCCTCGGTGGGCGGCCGGCTGCTGCACGGCTTCGCCGTCAAGACGGCAAACCAGTTTTTTTCGCGCCTGAATGCGGAACTCGGGTCGCAACCTGATTGCAGTTCTCTCTAG